The Eriocheir sinensis breed Jianghai 21 unplaced genomic scaffold, ASM2467909v1 Scaffold175, whole genome shotgun sequence genome contains a region encoding:
- the LOC126990562 gene encoding chaperone protein DnaJ-like, protein MSTPGYLNPPMPNRGDVLNRRPYDSTRAPMACPQRSIYRFLGVAEDAPFAEVKKAYHKAALRLHPDKNPDNIKAATKQFQALQSAFRVLKEREGPAAEEGGLREAWVHQVLQEESSAGRGRAGGPSEREEVVEERGLREARMHQVFRKGRGSERGPAERDKEAKEGAQEAPQGERGDRI, encoded by the coding sequence atgtcaactccaggctacctaaatccgccaatgccaaaccgaggtgacgtgttgaatcggcgcccttatgatagcacgagagccccgatggcctgcccccaacgcagcatctaccgcttccttggcgtggccgaggacgcgcccttcgccgaggtgaagaaggcctaccacaaggcggccctgcggcttcaccccgacaaaaacccggacaatattaaggctgccaccaagcagttccaggcactacagtctgccttcagggtgctgaaggagcgggaggggcctgccgcggaagaaggggggttgcgggaagcctgggtgcaccaagtgcttcaggaggaaagctcagcgggccgagggcgggcaggaggcccctcggaaagagaagaagtcgtcgaagaaagggggctgcgggaggcccggatgcaccaagtgtttcggaaaggaagggggtcagagcgaggccccgccgagagagacaaagaagcaaaagaaggagcccaagaagcgccccaaggggagcgcggagacagaatttga